Below is a genomic region from Primulina huaijiensis isolate GDHJ02 unplaced genomic scaffold, ASM1229523v2 C13159040, whole genome shotgun sequence.
AGTTCTTGGCCTCTGAACAAGAAACAAACAAATGTTAACAGAAGCAGTATATTCTGAGGAATCTGTTCAAATTACAAAGAGGTAAAACAAAACAAGGGGGGAAACCAATTTTTTTACCCAGTCGGCAGCAGAATCTCCGGAATGCCCATTAAGAAGTTTGTGATTAATCCCTTCCTTGGTCTTGCTATCCTTACTCAATGGGAGCAACAGTGCTGCAGCTCCAGAACGATCTGGAAGTTCTGCACGAACAAAATTCAAGTTAGAGTTGCAACAATGGGCAAAACAAGATGAACATATTGAAGCAGACATGACCATTCAGAGAACAACAAATGCCAACCTGGCAACTTTTTGTCAATGAAGAACACCACCAAATTAACAGCGTACCTGAAATAACATTGTGTGTCGATAAAACATTTCTAAGATTTACGAGCTCAAATTCACAAGTAGGGCttagttatttttgtttttaccaTGCCACAACCACATCAACTGTGTAGTGTTTACGCGACGCAATAATCAACAAACTCTGAATCACAACAGTTAACCAGGCGCACTGTTTAAGAAACCTGTCATACCACATCAAGAAACATATCACAATTTGAAAGTTCCATATTTGCAGATTACAGCTTCAACATATCATGAGATGG
It encodes:
- the LOC140965431 gene encoding phosphatidylinositol:ceramide inositolphosphotransferase 2-like, with product MIFSLVFVRTYHKYGTQRFLKQCAWLTVVIQSLLIIASRKHYTVDVVVAWYAVNLVVFFIDKKLPELPDRSGAAALLLPLSKDSKTKEGINHKLLNGHSGDSAADWVKKLVSPLVLFYLFVI